CTACGCCTCGGGTTTAAGGCCGTCTCCCGTCACCGACCTGACTGCCAGCGAGGTGGATACGACCTCAGCCCAGCTGACCTGGACGGTGCCAGCCTCCGGGCAGCCGGACAGTTACCAGATCACGGTCGACCCGCCGGATGCTGCTGCCCAGGTCATCGACGGCGCACTGACGGGTGCGTCCTTGAGCGGGCTGCGACCCGACACGGCCTACACCGCAACGGTGGTGGCCACCAACGAACTCGGCAACTCCGCCGACGCCGCCGTGGCGTTCACCACCACGGCAGTCCCGGCTCCTGAGCCTGCCGATCCCGCGCCCGGAGATCCAGGCGATCCGGGTGATCCCGGTGATCCCGGTGACCCAGCCGAGCCGGGCGACCCAGGCGATCCAGGTGATCCGGGCGACCCTGGTGACCCGGAACAGCCGGGTGAGGACACCGGTACCGGTACCGAGATCGTCAGGCTGGCCGGCCCTGACCGGTTCACCACCGCCACCACCATCGCCCTGGACCGCTTCACCCCCGGAGACGTCGACACCGTGCTGCTGGCCACCGGCGGCGACTTCCCCGACGCCCTCGCCGGCGTCCCACTGGCCACCGCACTTGACGCCCCGATCCTGCTCACCGCAACTGACACCCTCACCGACACCACCGCAGACGCCCTGGCCCAACTGGACCCCGACACGGTCATCGCACTGGGTGGCGCTGCCGCCATCGCCGAGCCGACCCTAGACGCTGCCGGTCTGGCCGCCGGCGGGGCGGCGACGCAACGTCTCGCCGGACCCTCCCGATTCGAGACCGCAGCAGCGATCGCGGGCGCGCTCCTCGACGCTGGGGGTGACTCGACCGAGGTGTTCCTGGCCCTGGGCACCAACTTCCCCGACGCCATCGCCGCCGGCCCCATCACCAACGGCGCACCCATCCTGTTGACCGCACCCGACACCCTCACCGACACCACCACGGCCGCCATCGCCCGCGACACCAGCAGTGACACCAGCACAGACACAGGTGCCGACACCACCACCGCCACACCCGCGCCACCCGACCAGATCACCGCCGCGGGCGGCACGGCGGTCATCGCCGACGACGTCCTCGTCGCGGCCAGCCTGGCCGCCGACGGGGCCACCACCAACCGACTCGCCGGACTCAACCGATTCGCCACTGCGGTCGCGATCGCCGGGACCCTCCCCACCCCCGACACCGTCTACCTGGCAGTGGGAACCAACTTCCCCGACGCACTCGCCGCAGGACCCGCCGCAGCAGCCGACAACGCACCCATCCTCCTCGCCAACGGCGGCGCAGACCAACTCCCCCAAGAGACCGTCGAGTACCTCCAAAGCCTCGATGACCTCAACCAGATCGTCCTCATCGGCGGCACCACCGCCATCCCCGAGCAGATCGAGACGCAACTCGATGCCGTCCTGGGCTGATCTAGGCGGTCATCGAACACGATCGCGAACCACCCGGCCCGGCGCTCCGTACAGGGGAGCGTCGGCAGCGGTGACACCCGCGTGACACGCCGCTGACACCGACACCCGCCACCGTGATCGTCAGTGCCAACGCCGGTCACGACGCCGTTCCTTCACCCCCGCCCGGAGAAAGCCATGGACCCCCGCCCAACCGCCGTCAGGATCGCCTCGATGCAACGTGTCACCGTCACGTTGCTCGTGTCCGCCCTCCTCGCCAGCACCCTCGTCACCATCACGGCCGATCCGGCTGCCGCAGCCGGCAACCCTGGGTACGGGATCCAATCTCTCGTGGTGGACGCAGGGGGAGACCCTGCCGTCATCCGCGCGCTGGAACTCACGCCGGACGGCACCCACGCCATCCTTCTTGCCGACCTGGAGGGTGCCGGTCGGTTCGATCTGTGGTCGGTTCCCATGGACGGGAGCACGGCTGCGCCGACCCGCCTCAACCCTGAGCCAGTCCCCGCCGATGGGGACGTAAACGTCTTCCAGCTCAGCCCGGACTCCTCTCGAGTGGCCTTCGTCGGCGACCTGTTGGCGGAGGGCGCCTCCGATCTGTTCGTGGCACCTGTGGACGGTTCGAGCCCCGCGGTGCAACTCAACGTCGCACCCGGTGATCGCCGCGTCCCCAGTTCGTTCACGTTCACGCCTGACAGCGCCCGTGTGGTCTTCCGGACCAGCAGCGCAGGCCGGTCGGAGCTCTTCTCCGTCCTGCTCGACGGCAGCCAGCCACTCCGGCTCAACGACGATGTCGTTGCCGGCGGAACCGTTCGACGCTTCGAGGTCACACCTGATGGGTCGCGGGTGGTCTACGACGGCGACCTCACCCGGAACAACGTCATCGAGCTGTACTCCGCCCCCGTCGATGCCAGGGGTCAGCAGGTGACCTTGAACACCGCACCCCCGTCTGGCGGCGAGGTGTTCGGGGGCGCGACGATCAGCCCGGACGGCTCGCAGGTGGTCTTCCGCGGCGATATCCGTGTGAACGACGTCTTCGAACTGTTCAGCGTTCCGACGGACGGCTCCGACGACCCGGTGCGGCTGACCACCGAGCTGACATCCGGTGGCGACGTGGAGCAGGGCAGTCCGCTCATCACACCGGATGGATCCCGGGTGATCTACCGCGCCGACCAGGTGACCGACGAGGTCGACGAGCTCTTCAGCATCCCCATCGAAGGGGGCCCATCGGTTCGTCTGAACAGTGATCCGGTCGCCGGGGGCGACGTCTCCCTCGTGCGGCTCGCACCCGATGGAGAGTCGGTTGTCTACCGAGGTGATCTTCTGACGAACGGTGTCACCGAGATCTTCTCAGCGCCCGTCAGTGCCACCGATGGCCAGGTCCGCCTGAACGACCCCTTGCCGCCAGACGTGAGCCTGTCCACCTTCTTCGTGTCCCCGGACTCTACGCATGTGGTCTTCGATGGCGAGCTCACAACACCAGGGGTGGAGGACCTGTACTCGGCCCCGATCGGCGTGGGTGGCGGGCAGGTCCAGTTGTCCGACGCGGCGGATCCGCAGGACGCACAATTCGCATCGATAACCCCCGATGGCAGGAGCCTGATCTACGTCGAGGACGTCAGATCCGGGCAGATCGAGGTGGTCGGTCGCTCGGCGCAGCTGCTCAGCGTCCCGATCGACGGCTCTGGTCCGCGGCGGCCCTTGAGTGACACGCCGGTTGAGTCTGACTCCGTCATCCGGGTGGACGTGTCGCCTGACTCCTCCTTCGTGGCCTTTGCTGGCGACCTTCGAACGTCGGGATCCACGGAGGTGTACGCCGCCGGTCTGGTGCCCACCGCCGTAACTGACCTGACCACCGCTGAGGTGGATCAGACCTCGGCTGAGCTGACGTGGACGGCCCCGACAACCGGTCAGCCCGACAGCTACCAGATCACCCTGGACCCACCCGACATCCCCACCCAGACCACCAACGGCGCGGCAACGGCCGCGACCCTGACCGGGCTGCAACCCGAGACGGGCTACACCGCGACGGTGGTGGCGGTCACGGCCGCTGGCAACTCCCAAGGCGCCACCGTGACCTTCACCACCCAAGCGGCGGTCGACCAGCCTGGGCCGGACCCGACCGACCAGCCGGACCCCGACCCGGACCAGGGTCAGGATCGCGATCCCGATCCCAGCGACACCGGTACCGGTACCGAGATCGTCAGGCTGGCTGGCCCGGACCGGTTCAGTACCGCCGCCACCATCGCCCTGGACCGCTTCGACCCGGACGACGTCGACACCGTCCTCCTGGCGACCGGAGGCGACTTCCCCGACGCCCTCGCCGGCGTCCCACTCGCCACCGCACTTGACGCCCCCATTCTCCTCACCGCCACCGACACCCTCACCGACACCACCGCCACCGCCCTGGCCCAACTGGACCCCGACACCGTCATCGCCCTCGGCGGCACCGCCGCCATCAGCGACCAGACCCTCACCGCAGCCGGCTCTGCCGGAGACAGAGCCAGCACCCGACGACTGGCCGGCCCCACCCGGTTCGAAACCGCCACCGCCATCGCCGACGCCCTCCTCAACGCCGGCGGCGACCCACCGAGGTGTTCCTGGCCCTGGGCACCAACTTCCCCGACGCCATCGCCGCCGGACCCATCACCGCAGGCGCACCCATCCTGCTCACCGCACCCGACACCCTCACCGACACCACCACCGCCGCGATCACCCGCGACACCGGCAGCGACACCACCACCGACACCGGGCCAGACACCGGCGTCGACAGCACCACCGACACCCCGGCACCACCAACCAGCATCACCGCCGTCGGCGGCACCGCCGTCATCCCCGACGACGTTTTGGCCGCCGCATCACAGGCCGCCGGAGGCGCCACCACCCGGCGACTCGCCGGACCCAACCGGTTCGCCACCGCGGCAGCCATCGCTGCCACCCTCCCCAACCCCGACACCGTCTACCTCGCGGTGGGCACCAACTTCCCCGACGCCCTCGCCGCCGGACCCGCCGCCGCAGCCGACGGCGCCCCCATCCTGCTCGCCGTCGGCGGCGCGGACCAACTCCCCCAGGAGACCGTCGAGTACCTCCAGACCCTCAACAGCCTCGACCAGATCGTCCTCATCGGCGGCACCGCCGCCCTCCCGGACCACATCGAAGACCAACTGGCAGCACTCCTCCCCTGACGGGCTCGGGCTGGGCGCGGCGTGAGGGGCGTGCCCAGCCCGGCCAACCTCTCACGTTGGCGACCGACCAGCACTCGTGGTGCGTTTCCCGCGCATAGCCCGTGCACGTCTCCCGGTAGGAGTCAGGCCGGGTCGCCCAAGCTCTTTGCCTGCTTCGCCTTGTCCCGACGGCCGGCGATCAACGACGACGGGCACCACTCCTCCACCACACAGCCGCCGCAGGCCGGTCGGAGCGCATCGCACACCCGACGGCCGTGCAGGATGATCACCAGACTCGCCGAGCCGTAGTGCTCCCGCGGGAACAGCCGCATCAGGTCCTTCTCGATCTTGACGGCATCGCTGTGCTTGGTGAACCCGAACCGCTTCGACAACCGGGTGACGTGGGTGTCCACGGCGATGCCCGCGTCCGGGTCCTCGAGCAGCGCCTCGGGGGCCGATCCCGCCAGCACCACGTTCGCGGTCTTCCTCGCCACACCGGGCAGGGTGACCAGGTCGGCCATCCGCAGCGGCACCTCACCGTCGAAGTCGGCCAGCAGGGCCTGGCATAGACCTCGAATGGACTTGGTCTTCTGGCGGAAGAAGCCGCTGGACCGGATGTCGTCCTGCAACTCCTCCTCCGGCACCGCCAGGTAGTCCTCCGGACCGGGGTACTTCGTGAAGAGGGTCTTGGTGATCTCGTTGATCTTGACATCGGTGGACTGGGCCGAGAGCACCGTCGCGATGAGCAGCTCGAAGGGCGAGGAGTGGTCCAACTCGATGACCCCGCCGTCGTACTCATCCAGCAGGGCGGCCAGGATGTGGGGGGCGCGCAAGGTCTTGCCGCTGTCACGATCCAAAGGTCGGTTGGTGGGAGAGTCAGGCATATCCGGCATCCTAGGACCCACCGCTGACACGCGACCGATCCGCTGCGGTCAGTCGCTGGCCTGACCATCCACCGGCAGGGTGAGCGTGAACTCCGATCCTTCGCCGAGGACGCTCTGGACGGTGATCTCACCGCCATGCCGCTCCACCGCGTGGCGGATCAGCGACAGACCAAGGCCGGTACCGCCCGCCGCCCGACTGCGCGCCTTGTCGACCCGGTAGAAGCGCTCGAAGATCCGTTCCTGATCGGCCTCGGGGATGCCGATGCCGGTGTCCCGAACGGTGATGGTTGCCGCCGGACCGTCGCGGGCGACGCTGATGACCACCGTCCCCTGCGACTCGTTGTACTGGATGGCGTTCTGCAGGAGGTTGCCGACGATCACCGTCAGGTCATCGCGGATGCCGATCACCGACGCGTCGCCATCTGCCTCGAGCGACAGGTGCACGTCCCGACCCTCGGCGATGGAGCTCAGCCGGTCGATCTGACGCCGGCACAGATCGACCAGGTCGATGCGTTCGCGGCCGCGGCCATCCGCGCTCTCCTCCAGCCGCGCCAGATCCAGCAGGTCACGAACCAGTTGGGACAACCGCATCGCCTCCAGTTGGATCCGGGACACCATCGCCCGTGCGCGCTCCGGGTCCTGATCGAGCGCCAACTCGAGGCTGTCCGCCAACGCCCAGATCCCGGTCACGGGGGTCTTCAACTCGTGGGAGGCATTGGCGACGAAGTCCCGGCGCATCTCCTCCACCCGCCTGAGGTGAGTGAGGTCGGTGACGATGAGTGCCGTGTCGTCGCCGCCGGTCGTGGCGGCCCTGGCCAACAGCTCGCGCCCGTCACGGGTGGCGGTCACGGTCACGTCGTCTCCGGTGGCCTTGGTCTCGGCGACCGCCTCGGCCAGGGATGTGACGCCCAGGGCCCGCAGCGGACTCAGCCCCAGGGGATCTGGCATCTGGAACTGCTCCGTGGCAGCCGGGTTGGCGTAGGCGACCCCATCGGCGTCGAACAGCAGGACCGAAGTCGGCAGGGCGTCGAGCAGTCGCTCGACCTGGAGACGGTCCTGGCGGACGCTGTCCAGTCGCTCCCCCAACACCCGGCGCTCGCGAGCCAGCTCCTCATCGCTGGCCCGAGTAGCTGCCTGCCACCACAGCAATCCCGCGATCGCCAGGATCGCGAGGCCCACCACCGCGGCCGGCCCGCGAAGAACGAGGCCGCCGATGAAGGACAGCACCACCAGCCCGAGCAGGGTGAAGCGGCGACCAGCTGAGTCCACGTCACCAGTGTGCGCGCTCGGCGCCCGCTCAGTCGGTGAACTTGTACCCCACGCCGCGAACCGT
This region of Euzebya tangerina genomic DNA includes:
- a CDS encoding cell wall-binding repeat-containing protein, with the translated sequence MFLALGTNFPDAIAAGPITAGAPILLTAPDTLTDTTTAAITRDTGSDTTTDTGPDTGVDSTTDTPAPPTSITAVGGTAVIPDDVLAAASQAAGGATTRRLAGPNRFATAAAIAATLPNPDTVYLAVGTNFPDALAAGPAAAADGAPILLAVGGADQLPQETVEYLQTLNSLDQIVLIGGTAALPDHIEDQLAALLP
- the nth gene encoding endonuclease III; its protein translation is MPDSPTNRPLDRDSGKTLRAPHILAALLDEYDGGVIELDHSSPFELLIATVLSAQSTDVKINEITKTLFTKYPGPEDYLAVPEEELQDDIRSSGFFRQKTKSIRGLCQALLADFDGEVPLRMADLVTLPGVARKTANVVLAGSAPEALLEDPDAGIAVDTHVTRLSKRFGFTKHSDAVKIEKDLMRLFPREHYGSASLVIILHGRRVCDALRPACGGCVVEEWCPSSLIAGRRDKAKQAKSLGDPA
- a CDS encoding sensor histidine kinase, producing MDSAGRRFTLLGLVVLSFIGGLVLRGPAAVVGLAILAIAGLLWWQAATRASDEELARERRVLGERLDSVRQDRLQVERLLDALPTSVLLFDADGVAYANPAATEQFQMPDPLGLSPLRALGVTSLAEAVAETKATGDDVTVTATRDGRELLARAATTGGDDTALIVTDLTHLRRVEEMRRDFVANASHELKTPVTGIWALADSLELALDQDPERARAMVSRIQLEAMRLSQLVRDLLDLARLEESADGRGRERIDLVDLCRRQIDRLSSIAEGRDVHLSLEADGDASVIGIRDDLTVIVGNLLQNAIQYNESQGTVVISVARDGPAATITVRDTGIGIPEADQERIFERFYRVDKARSRAAGGTGLGLSLIRHAVERHGGEITVQSVLGEGSEFTLTLPVDGQASD